A single window of Onychostoma macrolepis isolate SWU-2019 chromosome 16, ASM1243209v1, whole genome shotgun sequence DNA harbors:
- the LOC131521428 gene encoding uncharacterized protein LOC131521428 codes for MSSNWSDNEIKALLLIRADEEICRHLRGTVSDAVTYDKITNRLREQGIHRTKSQVISKLKTLRLKFLKINDHHKQSGSGRISWVYYDFCQSIWGSSHSTNPVALTGSLNSEEPQTNVTEDACDGNTSSHSADTEAPTCNAEQADCVTGFTQPPRKKSKKNKDHMIDSIATVLQTMETTFREQEALRVQEQREYEERLREEQKEERASMMVMWKEMMEFQGNLLKDIMVRPPLTTSLPLNPHYQQHNHHSQRFSFPSPSTSYMAPYHPPEQDAEASLHPQFKSSFLEDLQD; via the exons atgtcatccaACTGGAGCGACAATGAAATTAAAGCGCTTCTCCTTATCCGGGCGGATGAAGAGATTTGTCGTCATCTCAGAGGAACAGTTAGTGATGCAGTTACATATGATAAAATAACTAACCGTCTTCGAGAGCAAGGCATTCACAGGACAAAAAGTCAGGTCATTAGTAAATTGAAAACATTGCGCCTTAAATTTCTGAAAATAAACGACCATCACAAACAAAGTGGTAGTGGTAGAATTTCTTGGGTCTATTATGACTTTTGTCAGTCCATTTGGGGATCCAGCCACTCCACAAATCCTGTAGCCTTAACCGGTAGCTTGAATTCAGAAGAACCCCAAACTAACGTCACTGAGGACGCATGTGACGGAAACACGTCGAGTCACTCGGCCGATACTGAAGCACCAACTTGTAATGCAGAGCAGGCGGATTGTGTTACAG GTTTCACTCAGCCACCAAGGAAGAAGTcgaaaaaaaacaaagatcACATGATTGACTCCATAGCTACAGTTCTACAAACTATGGAAACAACATTCAGAGAGCAAGAAGCACTCCGTGTCCAGGAGCAAAGGGAGTATGAAGAAAGGTTGCGCGAAGAGCAGAAGGAGGAAAGGGCAAGCATGATGGTGATGTGGAAGGAGATGATGGAGTTTCAAGGAAACCTCCTAAAGGACATTATGGTGCGCCCACCCCTGACAACATCTCTTCCTCTGAATCCACATTACCAACAACATAATCATCACAGCCAACGCTTCTCTTTTCCAAGCCCTAGCACTAGCTACATGGCACCATACCACCCACCAGAACAAGATGCTGAGGCCTCACTCCATCCTCAATTCAAGTCTTCATTCTTAGAAGATTTGCAAGACTag